One Misgurnus anguillicaudatus chromosome 22, ASM2758022v2, whole genome shotgun sequence DNA segment encodes these proteins:
- the slc39a14 gene encoding metal cation symporter ZIP14 isoform X1 gives MNLGKRLIVTIGLTLTLGLLQWPICDVSGQEGPSPAQVLQELLTRYGDNDTISVPQLRSLLVRLNGGQSGDHSIQTPPKPTKTNASKCLATDALAVYGMSEESRINGEALQKICPTMLQQLDSQACKAQEDQDPGTSPKPTEAEVWGYGFLCVTVISLCSLVGASVVPFMRKTFYKRLLLYFIALAIGTLYSNALFQLIPEAFGFDPLEDYYVSKSAVVFGGFYLFFFTEKVLKMILKPKDKGAHGHGHSHFPAEHYASSNGDLEDGVMEKLQNGEAGGASSPRVDGEVRGVGEDDKMLSTEQTVQDTQSSGGARTGGCYWLKGQGYSDIGTLAWMITLSDGLHNFIDGLAIGASFTASVFQGISTSVAILCEEFPHELGDFVILLNAGMSIQQALFFNFISACCCYLGMGFGILAGNQFSPNWIFALAGGMFLYIALADMFPEMNEVSREEEEAGGTASLVTFAIQNAGLLTGFTIMLILTIYSGQIQLG, from the exons ATGAATCTGGGCAAGCGGCTGATCGTGACCATTGGCCTGACCTTGACCCTAGGTCTGCTGCAGTGGCCCATATGCGATGTCAGCGGCCAGGAAGGACCATCCCCTGCTCAAGTTCTGCAGGAACTGCTGACACGATATGGGGACAACGACACCATCTCAGTCCCTCAGCTTCGATCGCTCCTCGTGCGGTTAAATGGGGGACAGAGCGGAGACCACAGCATACAAACCCCACCAAAGCCCACCAAGACCAATGCATCCAAG TGCTTGGCAACAGATGCTCTGGCCGTGTATGGGATGAGTGAAGAGTCCCGTATAAATGGAGAGGCCCTGCAGAAGATCTGTCCCACCATGTTACAGCAGCTGGACTCTCAAGCATGTAAAGCCCAAGAGGACCAAGATCCAGGGACCAGCCCTAAACCCACAGAAGCTGAGG TGTGGGGGTATGGTTTCCTGTGTGTGACAGTGATATCTCTCTGTTCACTGGTCGGGGCGAGTGTGGTTCCCTTCATGAGGAAAACCTTTTACAAGCGGTTGCTGCTGTACTTCATAGCCCTGGCCATTGGTACTCTGTACTCCAACGCCCTCTTTCAACTAATCCCAGAG GCTTTTGGATTTGACCCCTTGGAGGATTATTATGTGTCCAAGTCTGCTGTTGTCTTTGGGGGATTCTATCTGTTCTTCTTCACAGAGAAAGTCTTGAAGATGATCTTAAAGCCAAAGGACAAG GGAGCACATGGCCACGGCCACAGTCACTTCCCCGCAGAACACTATGCCAGCTCTAATGGTGATCTGGAGGATGGTGTTATGGAGAAACTGCAGAATGGAGAGGCTGGTGGAGCATCTTCACCAAGAGTAGACGGTGAAGTCAGAGGGGTCGGAGAGGATGACAAGATGCTAAGCACAGAGCAGACAGTACAG GACACTCAGAGTTCAGGTGGAGCCAGAACGGGTGGATGCTATTGGCTGAAGGGCCAGGGGTACTCTGACATCGGGACTTTGGCATGGATGATCACTCTGAGCGACGGTCTCCATAATTTTATAGATGGCCTGGCAATCGGTGCCTCTTTCACCgcgtctgtgtttcaggggatCAGTACTTCTGTCGCCATTCTGTGTGAGGAGTTCCCGCATGAACTGG GCGATTTTGTAATCTTGCTAAATGCCGGCATGAGCATTCAGCAGGCACTGTTCTTCAACTTCATATCAGCGTGCTGCTGTTATCTGGGCATGGGCTTCGGCATCCTGGCCGGGAATCAATTCTCTCCGAACTGGATCTTTGCTTTAGCTGGTGGCATGTTCCTCTACATAGCGCTGGCTGATATG TTTCCAGAGATGAATGAAGTAAGCCGTGAGGAAGAGGAGGCAGGAGGAACTGCCTCTCTGGTCACTTTTGCTATCCAGAACGCTGGGCTGCTCACTGGTTTTACCATCATGCTTATACTCACCATCTACTCTGGACAGATACAGCTTGGATAG
- the slc39a14 gene encoding metal cation symporter ZIP14 isoform X2 — translation MNLGKRLIVTIGLTLTLGLLQWPICDVSGQEGPSPAQVLQELLTRYGDNDTISVPQLRSLLVRLNGGQSGDHSIQTPPKPTKTNASKCLATDALAVYGMSEESRINGEALQKICPTMLQQLDSQACKAQEDQDPGTSPKPTEAEVWGYSILSVTLVSAFALTGVFVVPLMRTRFMRRALVFFIALSIGTLFSTAIFQLLPEAFGFDPLEDYYVSKSAVVFGGFYLFFFTEKVLKMILKPKDKGAHGHGHSHFPAEHYASSNGDLEDGVMEKLQNGEAGGASSPRVDGEVRGVGEDDKMLSTEQTVQDTQSSGGARTGGCYWLKGQGYSDIGTLAWMITLSDGLHNFIDGLAIGASFTASVFQGISTSVAILCEEFPHELGDFVILLNAGMSIQQALFFNFISACCCYLGMGFGILAGNQFSPNWIFALAGGMFLYIALADMFPEMNEVSREEEEAGGTASLVTFAIQNAGLLTGFTIMLILTIYSGQIQLG, via the exons ATGAATCTGGGCAAGCGGCTGATCGTGACCATTGGCCTGACCTTGACCCTAGGTCTGCTGCAGTGGCCCATATGCGATGTCAGCGGCCAGGAAGGACCATCCCCTGCTCAAGTTCTGCAGGAACTGCTGACACGATATGGGGACAACGACACCATCTCAGTCCCTCAGCTTCGATCGCTCCTCGTGCGGTTAAATGGGGGACAGAGCGGAGACCACAGCATACAAACCCCACCAAAGCCCACCAAGACCAATGCATCCAAG TGCTTGGCAACAGATGCTCTGGCCGTGTATGGGATGAGTGAAGAGTCCCGTATAAATGGAGAGGCCCTGCAGAAGATCTGTCCCACCATGTTACAGCAGCTGGACTCTCAAGCATGTAAAGCCCAAGAGGACCAAGATCCAGGGACCAGCCCTAAACCCACAGAAGCTGAGG TGTGGGGTTACTCGATTCTGAGCGTGACTCTGGTTAGTGCATTCGCTTTGACTGGCGTTTTTGTGGTTCCCCTGATGAGGACGCGATTCATGCGCAGAGCGCTCGTCTTTTTCATCGCTCTTTCCATCGGAACGTTGTTCTCCACTGCCATCTTTCAGCTCCTGCCTGAG GCTTTTGGATTTGACCCCTTGGAGGATTATTATGTGTCCAAGTCTGCTGTTGTCTTTGGGGGATTCTATCTGTTCTTCTTCACAGAGAAAGTCTTGAAGATGATCTTAAAGCCAAAGGACAAG GGAGCACATGGCCACGGCCACAGTCACTTCCCCGCAGAACACTATGCCAGCTCTAATGGTGATCTGGAGGATGGTGTTATGGAGAAACTGCAGAATGGAGAGGCTGGTGGAGCATCTTCACCAAGAGTAGACGGTGAAGTCAGAGGGGTCGGAGAGGATGACAAGATGCTAAGCACAGAGCAGACAGTACAG GACACTCAGAGTTCAGGTGGAGCCAGAACGGGTGGATGCTATTGGCTGAAGGGCCAGGGGTACTCTGACATCGGGACTTTGGCATGGATGATCACTCTGAGCGACGGTCTCCATAATTTTATAGATGGCCTGGCAATCGGTGCCTCTTTCACCgcgtctgtgtttcaggggatCAGTACTTCTGTCGCCATTCTGTGTGAGGAGTTCCCGCATGAACTGG GCGATTTTGTAATCTTGCTAAATGCCGGCATGAGCATTCAGCAGGCACTGTTCTTCAACTTCATATCAGCGTGCTGCTGTTATCTGGGCATGGGCTTCGGCATCCTGGCCGGGAATCAATTCTCTCCGAACTGGATCTTTGCTTTAGCTGGTGGCATGTTCCTCTACATAGCGCTGGCTGATATG TTTCCAGAGATGAATGAAGTAAGCCGTGAGGAAGAGGAGGCAGGAGGAACTGCCTCTCTGGTCACTTTTGCTATCCAGAACGCTGGGCTGCTCACTGGTTTTACCATCATGCTTATACTCACCATCTACTCTGGACAGATACAGCTTGGATAG